Proteins from a single region of Cryptosporangium minutisporangium:
- a CDS encoding type 1 glutamine amidotransferase, translating into MTSPAQNIPDVLIHVADGLLYDHVDYGHHIAERLCAAGLTVERIDLTDPHQPTPPARAHVLTGGQTSVMSGHDWMRAAVARTRELIASATRGDHTVIGICLGAQIIAESLHPRVIRSAAAIEIGLVEVERPGQPRARQFVPAFHYEQISPTLAQVPGATVAWRNDHSPVQAFSFGPRVFGCQYHPELTARELHHVIDHHHATIVEHGGHPQAAHQAVDAWAAALDPELFTRTVIDRLTGRRTSAPSSRAASMVEVSGKAAQSPHS; encoded by the coding sequence ATGACTAGCCCTGCGCAAAACATCCCCGACGTGTTAATCCACGTGGCCGACGGCCTGCTCTACGACCACGTCGACTACGGGCACCACATCGCTGAACGCCTATGCGCGGCAGGCTTGACCGTCGAACGCATCGATCTCACCGATCCCCACCAGCCGACACCGCCTGCCCGCGCCCATGTGCTGACCGGCGGACAGACATCGGTGATGTCAGGACACGACTGGATGCGGGCCGCTGTTGCCCGAACCCGTGAACTGATCGCCAGCGCCACCCGCGGCGACCACACCGTCATCGGCATCTGCCTAGGCGCGCAGATCATCGCTGAATCCCTGCACCCACGCGTCATCCGATCCGCCGCCGCCATCGAAATCGGTCTCGTCGAGGTCGAACGCCCTGGCCAGCCGCGCGCACGACAGTTCGTCCCCGCATTCCACTACGAACAGATCAGCCCGACCCTCGCCCAGGTTCCCGGCGCCACCGTGGCCTGGCGCAACGACCACAGCCCGGTGCAGGCATTCAGCTTCGGGCCGCGAGTCTTCGGATGCCAGTACCACCCCGAACTCACCGCCCGCGAACTTCACCACGTCATCGACCACCACCACGCGACCATCGTCGAACACGGCGGCCACCCGCAGGCGGCGCACCAGGCAGTGGATGCCTGGGCAGCAGCTTTGGACCCTGAGCTGTTCACGCGCACCGTAATCGATCGGCTCACCGGCCGAAGGACCAGCGCACCAAGCAGTCGCGCCGCCTCGATGGTCGAGGTCTCTGGGAAAGCTGCCCAATCGCCGCACTCCTAA